The Procambarus clarkii isolate CNS0578487 chromosome 24, FALCON_Pclarkii_2.0, whole genome shotgun sequence genome includes a region encoding these proteins:
- the LOC123761746 gene encoding uncharacterized protein, with amino-acid sequence MEGVTCVVLVVFLVLTTVIAAPQSLDPDKIYTPDDIEELNRAIAHEKCLRTPGCKPNILQQDDNARCKLGAGVDTMLKDMRVTVHCNPLASEVVWPSTGQCVRLLTQGPCPRGQWVKLTTSEFKPVCEPVPCGVGQAATKNGACLSTRTAQVCPPTQQLITNEFGQGECDCAPGLVYYAPTKACYAPYTKGPCPNGQVLKVMDEGVSGRVQCVANPCPKSSMAMVDSKCNLRSQTGPDTTCHMLNTPGPCTSGLFAVDNIISEPICVETHSIFNLPNLVGCPRGSIRDMRGRCRRNLAVPFRGTPAFVTSNPVSRPGGSVCPPGQAFLGGICFMRASSRP; translated from the exons ATGGAGGGTGTTACGTGTGTAGTTCTTGTTGTGTTTTTGGTACTGACAACTGTGATAGCAGCGCCGCAAAGCCTGGATCCGGACAAGATATACACACCGGATGATATAGAAGAACTTAACAGAGCTATAGCTCACGAGAAGTGCCTTAGGACACCTGGCTGTAAACCCAACATCCTTCAGCAAGATGATAATGCCAGGTGCAAGCTGGGCGCCGGGGTGGACACCATGCTCAAGGACATGCGCGTCACCGTGCACTGCAACCCATTGGCTAGCGAGGTTGTGTGGCCTAGCACGGGGCAGTGTGTCCGCCTCCTCACCCAGGGGCCCTGTCCCCGGGGTCAATGGGTCAAACTTACCACTTCAGAAT TCAAGCCTGTATGTGAACCGGTGCCTTGTGGGGTGGGCCAAGCAGCCACGAAAAATGGGGCGTGCCTGAGCACCAGGACCGCCCAAGTTTGCCCACCCACCCAGCAGCTCATCACTAATGAATTTGGTCAGGGCGAGTGTGACTGTGCCCCGGGCCTTGTTTACTATGCCCCAACCAAAGCCTGCTACGCTCCCTACACCAAGGGTCCCTGTCCCAACGGCCAAGTTCTCAAG GTGATGGATGAGGGTGTGAGCGGAAGAGTACAGTGTGTGGCCAATCCTTGTCCTAAATCCAGCATGGCCATGGTGGACAGCAAGTGCAACCTGAGGTCCCAAACGGGCCCGGACACTACCTGCCACATGCTCAACACTCCGGGGCCCTGTACCTCCGGGCTCTTCGCCGTAGACAACATTATCTCCGAGCCCATTTGCGTTGAAACACACAGCATCTTCAACCTACCCAATCTGGTGGGCTGTCCGCGAGGCTCCATCAGGGACATGCGTGGTCGCTGTCGGCGCAACTTGGCTGTGCCGTTCCGGGGTACGCCGGCCTTCGTCACTAGTAATCCAGTATCTAGGCCCGGTGGCAGTGTCTGTCCCCCCGGCCAGGCTTTCTTAGGTGGTATCTGCTTCATGCGAGCTTCTAGTCGCCCCTAG